A DNA window from Vigna unguiculata cultivar IT97K-499-35 chromosome 10, ASM411807v1, whole genome shotgun sequence contains the following coding sequences:
- the LOC114167055 gene encoding LOW QUALITY PROTEIN: uncharacterized protein LOC114167055 (The sequence of the model RefSeq protein was modified relative to this genomic sequence to represent the inferred CDS: inserted 2 bases in 2 codons), which produces MIDQYKHQQLRIGSVSPQQISAWAKXILPNGEIVGEVKKPYTFHYKTNKPEKDGLFCERXFGPIKSGICACGNYRVIRDKKDDPKFCEQCGVEFIDSRIRRYQMGYIKLACVVTHAWYLKRLPSYIANLLDKPLKELESLVYGDFSFARPVVKKPTFLRLRGSFEYEIQSWKHSIPLFFTTRGFDIFRNREISSGAVAIREQLADLDLRIIMDYSLIEWKELGKEGSPDNENEWEDRKVGRRKNFLVRRIELAKHFIRTNIEPEWMVLCLLPVLPPELRPIIQIDGGKLMSSDINELYRRVIYRNNTLIDLLTTSRSTPGELVICQEKLVQAAVDTLLDNGIRGQPMRDGHNKVYKSFSDIIEGKEGRFRETLLGKRVDYSGRSVIIVGPSLSLHRCGLPGEIAIELFQTFLIRDLIRKHFASNIGIAKSKIRQKEPIVWEILQEVMQGHPVLLNRAPTLHRLGIQAFQPILVEGRAICLHPLVCKGFNADFDGDQMAVHVPLSLEAQAEARLLMFSHTNLLSPAIADPISVPTQDMLIGLYILTNGNRRGISSNRYNPRNCRNLKNERIPQKNYKYTKKKEPFFWNSYDAIGAYQQKRITFDSPLWLRWRLDLRIISSREVPIEVHYESLGTYHEIYGHYLVVRSTKKQIRSIYIRTNVGHISFYREIEEAVQGFCRAYSYGI; this is translated from the exons ATGATTGATCAGTATAAACATCAACAACTCCGAATTGGATCAGTTTCTCCTCAACAAATAAGTGCTTGGGCAA GAATCTTACCTAATGGAGAGATAGTGGGGGAGGTAAAAAAACCCTATACTTTTCATTATAAAACCAATAAACCTGAAAAAGATGGAttattttgtgaaa attttgGGCCTATCAAAAGTGGGATTTGTGCTTGTGGAAATTATCGAGTAATCAGAGATAAAAAGGACGACCCAAAATTTTGTGAACAATGCGGAGTAGAATTTATAGATTCTCGAATACGTAGATATCAAATGGGCTATATAAAACTGGCATGTGTAGTAACTCATGCGTGGTATTTGAAACGTCTTCCTAGTTATATCGCAAATCTTTTAGATAAACCtctaaaagaattagaaagTCTAGTATACGGCG ATTTTTCGTTTGCTAGACCCGTAGTTAAAAAACCCACTTTCTTACGATTACGAGGTTCATTCGAATATGAAATCCAATCTTGGAAACACAGCATACCACTTTTTTTTACTACCCGAGGTTTTGATATATTTCGAAATCGAGAAATTTCAAGCGGAGCTGTTGCTATCCGAGAACAATTAGCCGATCTGGATTTGAGAATTATTATGGATTATTCGTTGATAGAATGGAAAGAATTAGGGAAAGAGGGATCCCCGGACAATGAAAACGAATGGGAAGATCGAAAAGTTGGAAGAAGAAAGAATTTTTTGGTTCGGCGTATAGAATTAGCTAAGCATTTTATACGAACAAATATAGAACCAGAATGGATGGTTTTATGTCTCTTACCAGTTCTTCCTCCCGAATTGAGACCGATTATTCAAATAGATGGGGGCAAATTAATGAGCTCAGATATTAATGAACTATATAGAAGAGTTATCTATCGGAATAATACTCTTATCGATCTATTAACAACAAGTAGATCTACTCCAGGAGAATTAGTAATATGTCAGGAGAAATTGGTACAAGCAGCCGTGGATACACTTCTTGATAATGGAATCCGCGGACAACCGATGAGGGACGGTCATAATAAGGTTTACAAATCTTTTTCTGATATAATCGAGGGTAAAGAGGGAAGATTTCGCGAGACCCTACTTGGGAAACGGGTTGATTATTCAGGTCGTTCTGTCATTATTGTAGGTCCATCACTTTCATTACATAGATGTGGATTGCCCGGCGAAATAGCAATAGAACTTTTCCAGACATTTCTAATTCGTGATCTAATTCGAAAACATTTTGCTTCCAACATAGGAATTGCTAAGAGTAAAATTCGGCAAAAAGAACCGATTGTATGGGAAATACTTCAAGAAGTTATGCAGGGACATCCCGTATTGCTAAATAGAGCACCTACTCTGCATAGATTAGGTATACAGGCATTCCAACCCATTTTAGTAGAGGGGCGTGCTATTTGTTTGCATCCATTAGTTTGTAAGGGATTCAATGCAGACTTTGATGGCGATCAAATGGCTGTTCATGTGCCTTTATCCTTAGAAGCTCAAGCAGAAGCACGTTTACTTATGTTTTCTCATACAAACCTCTTGTCTCCAGCTATCGCGGATCCAATTTCTGTACCAACTCAAGATATGCTTATTGGACTTTACATATTAACGAATGGGAATCGTCGGGGTATTTCTTCAAATAGGTATAATCCACGTAATTgcagaaatttgaaaaatgaaagaattccCCAAAAAAACTATAAGTatacgaaaaaaaaagaaccttTTTTTTGGAATTCCTATGATGCAATTGGAGCTTATCAACAGAAAAGAATAACCTTCGATAGTCCTTTGTGGCTCCGGTGGCGACTAGATCTACGCATTATTTCGTCAAGAGAAGTTCCTATCGAAGTTCACTATGAATCTTTAGGCACCTATCATGAAATTTATGGGCATTATCTAGTAGTAAGAAgtacaaaaaaacaaattcgTTCTATTTACATTCGAACCAACGTAGgtcatatttctttttatcgaGAAATCGAAGAAGCTGTACAAGGTTTTTGCCGAGCCTATTCATATGGTATCTAA